A region from the Pithys albifrons albifrons isolate INPA30051 chromosome Z, PitAlb_v1, whole genome shotgun sequence genome encodes:
- the LOC139685094 gene encoding betaine--homocysteine S-methyltransferase 1, giving the protein MLPIRKTAKQGKRGILERLDGGEIVIGDGGFVFALEKRGYVKAGPWTPEATVEHPEAVRQLHREFLRAGSNVLQTFTFYASEDKLENRGNYVAEKISCQKVNEAACDIAREVANEGDALVAGGVSQTPSYLSCKDKTEVKAIFRKQLDVFMKKNVDFLIAEYFEHVEEAVWAVEVLKESGKPVAATMCIGPEGDMHGVPPGQCAVQLVKAGASIVGVNCHFDPEISLETVKLMKEGLQAAKLKAHLMSQPLAFHTPDCGKQGFIDLPEFPFGLEPRIVTRWDIQKYARKAYDLGIHYIGGCCGFEPYHIRAIAEELAPERGFLPEASEKHGSWGDNLSMHTKPWVRARARKEYWENLKPASGRPYCPSMSKPDGWGVTKGARELMQQKEATTEQQLRELFQKQKI; this is encoded by the exons ATGCTGCCGATCAGGAAAACCGCGAAACAGGGCAAAAGG GGTATTTTAGAGCGCTTGGATGGTGGAGAAATTGTGATTGGAGATGGAGGATTTGTCTTTGCTCTTGAAAAGAGGGGTTATGTAAAAGCTGGGCCTTGGACTCCTGAAGCAACTGTGGAACACCCAGAAGCAG TTCGTCAGCTTCACCGGGAGTTCCTCAGAGCTGGATCCAATGTTCTGCAGACATTCACCTTTTATGCCAGTGAGGACAAACTAGAGAACAGGGGCAATTATGTAGCTGAGAAAATAAGT TGCCAGAAAGTGAATGAAGCTGCTTGTGACATTGCAAGAGAAGTTGCTAATGAAGGTGATGCTTTGGTGGCTGGAGGAGTCAGTCAAACACCATCATACTTAAGCTGCAAAGATAAAACAGAAGTTAAAGCAATCTTTCGAAAACAGCTAGACGTCTTTATGAAGAAGAATGTGGACTTCCTAATTGCTGAG tattttgaaCATGTCGAAGAGGCTGTCTGGGCAGTTGAAGTTCTAAAAGAATCTGGAAAGCCAGTTGCAGCTACGATGTGCATTGGTCCAGAAGGAGACATGCATGGAGTGCCCCCTGGACAATGTGCTGTCCAGCTGGTAAAGGCTG GTGCTTCTATTGTTGGAGTCAACTGCCATTTTGACCCAGAAATTTCCCTGGAAACTGTGAAACTGATGAAAGAGGGCTTGCAGGCTGCTAAACTGAAAGCCCACCTGATGTCCCAGCCCCTTGCTTTCCATACACCTGATTGTGGAAAGCAGGGTTTTATTGATCTTCCAGAATTTCCGTTTG GTCTGGAGCCAAGAATTGTCACCAGATGGGACATTCAAAAATACGCAAGAAAAGCCTATGACTTGGGAATTCATTACATTGGAGGTTGCTGTGGATTTGAGCCATATCACATCCGAGCAATAGCTGAGGAGCTGGCTCCTGAAAGAGGATTTTTGCCAGAAGCTTCTGAGAAACATGGTAGCTGGGGTGATAACCTGAGCATGCATACCAAGCCCTGGGTCAGAGCAAG ggCAAGAAAGGAATATTGGGAGAACCTGAAGCCTGCTTCTGGCAGGCCATACTGTCCTTCCATGTCAAAGCCAGATGGCTGGGGAGTGACCAAAGGAGCCAGGGAGCTGATGCAACAGAAAGAAGCAACAACTGAAcaacagctgagggagctctTCCAGAAACAGAAGATCTAA